In Mytilus trossulus isolate FHL-02 chromosome 6, PNRI_Mtr1.1.1.hap1, whole genome shotgun sequence, a single window of DNA contains:
- the LOC134721716 gene encoding uncharacterized protein LOC134721716 → MAEEVDISEQTTHLCSLSHFSKTPCSHVSTTENASKLIYLKECKKSVSNHLRSLNISYDENILTEGLLICLRVGIFRLMPHFTVCPYHRSSLGLNWKRKTSCVFPGHTGKSKGDRPISYRTSYALISQGGTFLPIGSAICKVCKTKTCNILESFPDMMDIIPGDENSGEIKINDQMDIYPCDMDSDGHYLEHKFSVVEQNQTRYKCMQSEDTTAKEENDMISEDEASIWISQSDSENYTVSLPSSQISSWSAENDIQRNTLEEINSALNIIGGGKISPITYQIRKDVNELKPRTVRSLKRKASATVHEALDCLAPFQAKKVWQLIDMDMCSTPSPKVDELVVQLFKESTDKCTKKQFLSMISLNYTKQQLRDIFPGISIYEIDQARIHAKTCGKGVPPPIKEKCVRQKMNKDKLDHALDFFLNPSFHQVTSVGTKQMHLRNGEVITIPQVVRTACHSTLVTIYQSFCQETDFSPLSRATLFKILAACPASKRTNLKGLDNVAADGALGFETLLSTLSSIERYVSDNDKLIQVKECRENLLAAKLYLKTDFKAHIKQKDRCADHCISFALSDPMDQKHQQLCSDHIHDTSCDRCDLFTNTVLEVKSQIRNLGDELPPDLLSDIYGDIESACERITDWKRHIVRTINQDKGRSDLLKSLSPEQAVIVMDWAMKFLPMSFREKQSDWFGQKGVNWHVSVCIYKSENEELKHRTFAHCVEATKQDWYTVSALLEHTLQTIKSQLPNIKTVFLRSDNAGCYHCGNLWFSIPFISERTGVYIKRYDFSEAQSGKSYCDAKIAHMRGKIRQCVSNGKNVVCASDMKSAIDDYGGVSGCQAAHVEITNTLDDHRATGLIKGISKISNIEFQENMQITMWKAYGIGQGRNISVQGQMNSQDERSLKVIADFKPPMKVEGSIKQSSAGDGFSCQEGCVQTFTSFMDMHMHCLIGDHNYDLQQMSTYDKIKLRWYDACINLSEILNFNRTDASQPNISQDIAKEQQGWALKKERKHVRFSDKVKLYLKSIFEDGEKSGNKMNAGTVARNMRVALENGTKKFCNSEYLNASQITSYFSRLTAEKKMPSKSSEDIDSAVALIERFEAIEEITALI, encoded by the exons ATGGCTGAGGAAGTAGACATCTCAGAGCAGACTACACATTTATGCAGCCTTTCTCACTTTTCTAAGACTCCATGTTCACATGTTTCAACCACAGAAAATGCTTCAAAgttaatttatttgaaagaatGTAAGAAGTCAGTATCAAATCACTTACGTTCATTGAACATTTCATACGATGAGAACATTTTGACAGAAGGTCTTCTTATATGCTTACGTGTTGGTATATTTCGTTTAATGCCACATTTCACTGTTTGCCCTTATCATCGGTCATCTTTGGGGTTGAATTGGAAGAGGAAAACATCATGTGTATTTCCTGGCCATACTGGAAAGAGTAAAGGGGATAGACCGATATCATACAGGACCAGCTACGCTCTGATTTCCCAGGGAGGAACATTCTTGCCAATAGGATCAG ctATCTGTAAAGtctgcaaaacaaaaacatgtaacATCCTAGAATCATTTCCTGATATG aTGGACATTATTCCTGGTGATGAGAATTCAggagaaataaaaataaatgatcag ATGGACATTTATCCTTGTGACATGGATTCTGATGGTCATTATTTAGAGCATAAG ttttCAGTAGTTGAACAGAACCAGACAAGATATAAGTGCATGCAGTCAGAAGATACGACAGCTAAGGAAGAAAATGACATG ATAAGTGAAGATGAAGCATCTATATGGATTTCACAGTCTGATTCAGAAAATTAtacg gtttcTCTACCATCATCTCAGATATCATCATGGAGTGCAGAAAATGACATACAAAGAAACACATTAGAGGAAATAAACAGTGCACTGAACATTATTGGTGGGGGAAAAATCAGTCCAATTACATACCAAATAAGGAAGGATGTTAACGAACTCAAACCAAGAACAGTGCGCAGCCTGAAGAGAAAAGCATCTGCTACTGTTCATGAAGCTCTTGACTGTCTTGCACCATTTCAAGCAAAAAAAGTTTGGCAACTCATAGATATGGACATG TGTTCAACACCATCACCTAAAGTAGATGAGCTGGTTGTTCAACTCTTCAAAGAATCAACTGACAAGTGTACCAAAAAGCAGTTTCTGTCAATGATCTCATTAAATTACACAAAGCAGCAGCTGAGAGACATATTTCCTGGCATTAGCATATATGAGATTGACCAAGCCAGAATACATGCAAAGACTTGTGGAAAAG gTGTTCCACCTccaattaaagaaaaatgtgttcgccaaaaaatgaataaagataaGCTTGATCATGCACTAGATTTCTTCCTGAATCCTTCATTTCATCag gtaaCTTCAGTTGGCACTAAGCAGATGCATTTACGAAATGGAGAAGTCATCACCATCCCACAGGTTGTAAGGACAGCATGTCACTCAACACTAGTGACAATTTACCAATCATTCTGCCAAGAAACAGATTTCTCACCTTTGTCCAGAGCCactcttttcaaaattttggctGCATGTCCTGCATCAAAAAGAACTAATCTAAAAGGACTGGATAATGTTGCAGCAGATGGTGCTTTGGGATTTGAGACTCTATTATCAACTCTGTCAAGCATTGAAAGATATGTGTCAGATAATGACAAGCTAATACAAGTTAAGGAATGCAGAGAAAACCTGTTAGCAGCAAAGCTTTACTTGAAAACAGATTTCAAGGCTCACATTAAGCAAAAGGATAGATGTGCTGATCACTGCATTAGTTTTGCCCTTTCTGATCCTATGGATCAGAAACATCAGCAGCTGTGCAGTGATCACATTCATGACACAAGCTGTGACAGGTGTGATTTATTTACCAACACTGTTCTGGAGGTCAAAAGCCAGATCCGTAATTTAGGAG ATGAACTTCCACCAGATTTACTATCTGACATATATGGTGACATTGAATCAGCCTGTGAAAGAATAACAGATTGGAAAAGACACATTGTAAGAACCATCAACCAAGACAAAGGCCGCAGTGATCTTTTGAAGAGCCTTTCACCAGAACAAGCAGTCATTGTCATGGACTGGGCCATGAAATTCTTACCCATGTCTTTTAGGGAAAAACAAAGTGACTGGTTTGGACAGAAAGGTGTCAACTGGCATGTCTCTGTTTGTATTTATAAGTCAGAGAATGAAGAGTTGAAg CACAGAACTTTTGCACATTGTGTAGAAGCAACCAAACAGGACTGGTATACTGTGTCTGCACTTTTGGAGCATACTTTGCAGACCATCAAGAGCCAGTTGCCAAATATCAAAACTGTCTTCTTACGCAGTGACAATGCTGGCTGTTACCATTGTGGTAACCTTTGGTTCTCCATTCCTTTTATTAGTGAAAGGACAG gagtttatataaaaagatatgaCTTCAGCGAAGCTCAAAGCGGAAAGTCATACTGTGATGCAAAAATTGCACACATGCGAGGGAAAATCAGACAGTGCgtttcaaatggaaaaaatgtaGTTTGTGCTTCAGATATGAAGTCTGCAATAGATGACTATGGGGGAGTTTCTGGATGCCAAGCAGCTCATGTGGAAATCACAAATACTTTGGATGATCATAGAGCAACTGGTCTTATTAAAGGAATCTCCAAAATATCCAATATAGAGTTTCaggaaaatatgcaaataactaTGTGGAAAGCATATGGTATTGGCCAAGGGAGAAATATATCTGTTCAGGGACAAATGAATAGTCAAGATGAAAG GTCATTGAAAGTGATAGCTGATTTTAAACCTCCAATGAAGGTGGAAGGATCCATAAAGCAGAGTTCTGCAGGTGATGGTTTCAGTTGTCAAGAAGGTTGTGTTCAGACCTTTACCTCATTTATGGATATGCATATGCATTGTTTGATTGGTGATCACAACTATGATCTACAACAAATGTCAACTTATGACAAGATTAAGCTCAGATGGTATGATGCTTGTATAAACTTGTctgaaatattgaattttaatcgAACTGATGCTTCTCAACCAAATATCTCACAAGATATAGCCAAAGAACAACAAGGTTGGGccttaaaaaaagaaaggaagCATGTGAGATTTTCAGACAAAGTTAAATTATATCTAAAGTCAATATTTGAAGATGGTGAAAAGAGTGGGAACAAGATGAATGCTGGCACTGTAGCAAGAAATATGAGAGTTGCACTAGAGAATGGTACCAAAAAGTTTTGCAACAGTGAATACTTAAATGCTAGTCAAATCACATCTTACTTTTCACGGTTAACTGCAGAGAAAAAAATGCCATCAAAGTCTTCAGAGGATATTGACAGTGCGGTAGCTCTTATCGAGAGGTTTGAAGCCATAGAAGAAATAACAGCTTTAAtctaa